From the genome of Arthrobacter alpinus, one region includes:
- a CDS encoding AEC family transporter: MLAVIEGFSVVWLVILVGLFVGRTKVLGENAQVVLSRLSFFVASPALLVGTLGRANLTTIFAEPLLVAAISAVFTAGVFLLITKLWLKRPLAEALLGAMSSSTANAANLGIPIAAYVLGDAALIAPVLVFQLAFYTPCYLLLLDSLTSGRRATPWRVVLQIFRNPMILATAAGLILAATGWTLPDLLAEPIHLIGGAAIPAILMAFGMSLGANKPLSAADGRRADILLATGFKLVVHPCAAFLLGHVALGMDGPALFAVVVTAALPTAQNVYVTAQRYQVGVAAAKDTVLITTILAIPAMFAVAFLLG, encoded by the coding sequence GTGCTAGCCGTCATCGAGGGCTTCTCCGTCGTCTGGCTCGTCATTTTGGTGGGCTTGTTCGTGGGCCGAACGAAGGTGCTGGGCGAGAACGCACAAGTTGTCCTGAGTAGACTCTCTTTCTTCGTGGCCAGCCCTGCCTTGCTGGTGGGGACCTTGGGCCGGGCCAACCTAACGACGATTTTCGCTGAACCCCTTTTGGTGGCCGCTATCAGTGCGGTCTTCACGGCCGGCGTGTTCTTGCTGATCACCAAACTTTGGCTCAAACGCCCGCTTGCCGAGGCGCTGCTTGGAGCTATGTCCTCTTCGACGGCCAACGCCGCCAACCTTGGCATCCCCATCGCCGCTTATGTCCTAGGTGATGCCGCACTCATTGCTCCCGTGCTTGTTTTCCAGCTGGCTTTCTACACGCCCTGCTATTTGCTGCTGCTGGACAGCCTCACGAGCGGGCGCAGGGCCACCCCGTGGCGTGTGGTGCTGCAGATTTTCCGCAACCCCATGATCCTTGCCACCGCGGCGGGGCTCATTTTGGCCGCCACCGGCTGGACGCTGCCGGATCTGCTCGCCGAACCCATCCATTTGATCGGCGGTGCGGCGATCCCCGCGATTCTCATGGCCTTTGGCATGTCACTGGGCGCCAACAAGCCGCTGTCGGCAGCGGATGGGCGGCGCGCCGACATCTTGCTGGCCACCGGGTTCAAGCTGGTGGTGCACCCGTGCGCCGCCTTCCTGCTGGGACACGTCGCGCTGGGCATGGACGGGCCCGCACTTTTTGCTGTTGTGGTGACTGCGGCCCTCCCAACGGCCCAAAACGTTTACGTGACGGCGCAGCGCTACCAGGTTGGCGTTGCTGCGGCCAAGGACACGGTGCTGATAACTACCATCCTGGCCATCCCGGCCATGTTCGCGGTGGCATTCTTGCTGGGTTGA
- the panD gene encoding aspartate 1-decarboxylase, with protein sequence MMRTMFKSKIHRATVTHADLHYVGSVTVDADLLDAADILPGELVSIVDVTNGARLETYTIAGERGSGVIGINGAAAHLVDVGDLVILMTYAQMNDAEARAFVPTVVHVNTANTIVKLGSDPAEAVTDGLLRPVLAQHR encoded by the coding sequence ATGATGCGAACCATGTTTAAGTCCAAGATCCACCGTGCCACCGTAACCCACGCCGACCTGCACTACGTCGGCTCCGTCACCGTTGACGCGGACCTTCTGGACGCCGCCGACATCCTTCCGGGCGAGCTCGTTTCCATTGTGGACGTCACCAACGGTGCACGCCTGGAAACGTACACGATTGCCGGCGAGCGCGGCTCCGGCGTCATCGGCATCAACGGTGCCGCCGCGCATCTGGTCGATGTTGGCGATCTGGTCATTCTTATGACCTATGCCCAAATGAACGACGCCGAGGCCCGCGCCTTTGTGCCCACGGTGGTCCACGTGAATACCGCCAACACGATCGTCAAGCTGGGTAGCGACCCCGCCGAGGCCGTCACAGACGGGCTCTTGCGCCCCGTCCTGGCACAACACCGCTAA